The Candidatus Cloacimonadota bacterium sequence TCGCAGGAGATACTGTAATCGGGCATGGCACAGCTTTTTGTAGGATCGTGGAAGAGCTTTCGGGCTGCAAAACCCAAGCAGAGGATTTGCGGGTGATCCTATTGGAATTGGAGCGGGTGGCAATGCATCTATCTACACTCAGTGCTCTGGCAGGTGATGTAGCATACATCATGGGACAGAACCTGTTTGCTGCACTGCGCACCATTGTGATCAATTCTACTTTGAGCATTTGCGGCAGCCGATTTGGTAAACGCGCTCTTTGGCCCGGGGGTGTGAATTATGGTCTCAAAGCAGCTGTAATCAAAAAATTGAAAACGGAAATGCAGTACTGCATCGAGCAGATCCATGATGTTGCTGAAGCTATGTTTGCTACCTCCAGCCTTATTTCCCGTTTTGATGATACCGGCAAAGTAATCGCAAACGATGCTTTACAGTTTGGTTTTACCGGGATTACTGCAAAAGCCTGCGGAATTCCGATAGATGCACGATTGGATTTCCCTATGTGGCAATATCCTGGTTTTCTGGTACAAACTGAGAGCTCTGGAGATGTGTATGCCCGAGCTCACCTCAGATACCTGGAGTGTATGCAATCCCTACAAATCATATTGAACCTGCTGGAGAATGCAGATCCATCTGCGCCCTGCCAATCTCAGGTCAACGAACTGCAAGCGGATCAGATAGCTGTATCAATCGTAGAAGGAGCCCGGGGAAGAATCGTGCATGTAGCAAAGAGTAAAGATGCTCAGAAAGCCATGTGGTACAAAGTTATCGACCCTTCATCACAGAATTGGTTGGCTTTGTCGATGGCAGTACAACAAGAGCAAGTATCGGATTTCCCGCTGTGTAACAAGAGTTTTGACCTTTCCTATTGTGGGAGTGACCTCTGATGTTCAACCTGTTAAAAGCCCGGAT is a genomic window containing:
- a CDS encoding NADH-quinone oxidoreductase subunit C, with the translated sequence MDFLFRSEAIQPLSLDAFLTEIRQDLLAGFQPLAFFGTSEKLIYCLLGKAQELHLRCTPFPEPSRYPSLSMEFPAFHIFERELYEEYGILPINHPWLKSVRHPVGSKPAIEDYPFLESDSALIHEVGVGPVHAGVIEPGHFRFLMRGEIVEHLEIQLGWQHRGILSMFCQGALTDKMLCVEAIAGDTVIGHGTAFCRIVEELSGCKTQAEDLRVILLELERVAMHLSTLSALAGDVAYIMGQNLFAALRTIVINSTLSICGSRFGKRALWPGGVNYGLKAAVIKKLKTEMQYCIEQIHDVAEAMFATSSLISRFDDTGKVIANDALQFGFTGITAKACGIPIDARLDFPMWQYPGFLVQTESSGDVYARAHLRYLECMQSLQIILNLLENADPSAPCQSQVNELQADQIAVSIVEGARGRIVHVAKSKDAQKAMWYKVIDPSSQNWLALSMAVQQEQVSDFPLCNKSFDLSYCGSDL